From the genome of Homo sapiens chromosome 6 genomic scaffold, GRCh38.p14 alternate locus group ALT_REF_LOCI_4 HSCHR6_MHC_MANN_CTG1, one region includes:
- the HLA-DRB4 gene encoding major histocompatibility complex, class II, DR beta 4 isoform X2, translated as MVCLKLPGGSCMAALTVTLTVLSSPLALAGDTQPRFLEQAKCECHFLNGTERVWNLIRYIYNQEEYARYNSDLGEYQAVTELGRPDAEYWNSQKDLLERRRAEVDTYCRYNYGVVESFTVQRRVQPKVTVYPSKTQPLQHHNLLVCSVNGFYPGSIEVRWFRNSQEEKAGVVSTGLIQNGDWTFQTLVMLETVPRSGEVYTCQVEHPSMMSPLTVHGLNLHRARC; from the exons ATGGTGTGTCTGAAGCTCCCTGGAGGCTCCTGTATGGCAGCGCTGACAGTGACATTGACGGTGCTGAGCTCCCCACTGGCTTTGGCTGGGGACACCCAAC CACGTTTCTTGGAGCAGGCTAAGTGTGAGTGTCATTTCCTCAATGGGACGGAGCGAGTGTGGAACCTGATCAGATACATCTATAACCAAGAGGAGTACGCGCGCTACAACAGTGACCTGGGGGAGTACCAGGCGGTGACGGAGCTGGGGCGGCCTGACGCTGAGTACTGGAACAGCCAGAAGGACCTCCTGGAGCGGAGGCGGGCCGAGGTGGACACCTACTGCAGATACAACTACGGGGTTGTGGAGAGCTTCACAGTGCAGCGGCGAG tcCAACCTAAGGTGACTGTGTATCCTTCAAAGACCCAGCCCCTGCAGCACCACAACCTCCTGGTCTGCTCTGTGAATGGTTTCTATCCAGGCAGCATTGAAGTCAGGTGGTTCCGGAACAGCCAGGAAGAGAAGGCTGGGGTGGTGTCCACAGGCCTGATCCAGAATGGAGACTGGACCTTCCAGACCCTGGTGATGCTGGAAACAGTTCCTCGGAGTGGAGAGGTTTACACCTGCCAAGTGGAGCATCCAAGCATGATGAGCCCTCTCACG GTGCACGGTCTGAATCTGCACAGAGCAAGATGCTGA
- the HLA-DRB4 gene encoding major histocompatibility complex, class II, DR beta 4 isoform X1, with translation MVCLKLPGGSCMAALTVTLTVLSSPLALAGDTQPRFLEQAKCECHFLNGTERVWNLIRYIYNQEEYARYNSDLGEYQAVTELGRPDAEYWNSQKDLLERRRAEVDTYCRYNYGVVESFTVQRRGEPKVTVYPSKTQPLQHHNLLVCSVNGFYPGSIEVRWFRNSQEEKAGVVSTGLIQNGDWTFQTLVMLETVPRSGEVYTCQVEHPSMMSPLTVQWSARSESAQSKMLSGVGGFVLGLLFLGTGLFIYFRNQKGHSGLQPTGLLS, from the exons ATGGTGTGTCTGAAGCTCCCTGGAGGCTCCTGTATGGCAGCGCTGACAGTGACATTGACGGTGCTGAGCTCCCCACTGGCTTTGGCTGGGGACACCCAAC CACGTTTCTTGGAGCAGGCTAAGTGTGAGTGTCATTTCCTCAATGGGACGGAGCGAGTGTGGAACCTGATCAGATACATCTATAACCAAGAGGAGTACGCGCGCTACAACAGTGACCTGGGGGAGTACCAGGCGGTGACGGAGCTGGGGCGGCCTGACGCTGAGTACTGGAACAGCCAGAAGGACCTCCTGGAGCGGAGGCGGGCCGAGGTGGACACCTACTGCAGATACAACTACGGGGTTGTGGAGAGCTTCACAGTGCAGCGGCGAGGTGAGC CTAAGGTGACTGTGTATCCTTCAAAGACCCAGCCCCTGCAGCACCACAACCTCCTGGTCTGCTCTGTGAATGGTTTCTATCCAGGCAGCATTGAAGTCAGGTGGTTCCGGAACAGCCAGGAAGAGAAGGCTGGGGTGGTGTCCACAGGCCTGATCCAGAATGGAGACTGGACCTTCCAGACCCTGGTGATGCTGGAAACAGTTCCTCGGAGTGGAGAGGTTTACACCTGCCAAGTGGAGCATCCAAGCATGATGAGCCCTCTCACGGTGCAATGGA GTGCACGGTCTGAATCTGCACAGAGCAAGATGCTGAGTGGAGTCGGGGGCTTTGTGCTGGGCCTGCTCTTCCTTGGGACAGGGCTGTTCATCTACTTCAGGAATCAGAAAG GACACTCTGGACTTCAG
- the HLA-DRB4 gene encoding major histocompatibility complex, class II, DR beta 4 precursor (The RefSeq protein has 1 substitution compared to this genomic sequence) encodes MVCLKLPGGSCMAALTVTLTVLSSPLALAGDTQPRFLEQAKCECHFLNGTERVWNLIRYIYNQEEYARYNSDLGEYQAVTELGRPDAEYWNSQKDLLERRRAEVDTYCRYNYGVVESFTVQRRVQPKVTVYPSKTQPLQHHNLLVCSVNGFYPGSIEVRWFRNGQEEKAGVVSTGLIQNGDWTFQTLVMLETVPRSGEVYTCQVEHPSMMSPLTVQWSARSESAQSKMLSGVGGFVLGLLFLGTGLFIYFRNQKGHSGLQPTGLLS; translated from the exons ATGGTGTGTCTGAAGCTCCCTGGAGGCTCCTGTATGGCAGCGCTGACAGTGACATTGACGGTGCTGAGCTCCCCACTGGCTTTGGCTGGGGACACCCAAC CACGTTTCTTGGAGCAGGCTAAGTGTGAGTGTCATTTCCTCAATGGGACGGAGCGAGTGTGGAACCTGATCAGATACATCTATAACCAAGAGGAGTACGCGCGCTACAACAGTGACCTGGGGGAGTACCAGGCGGTGACGGAGCTGGGGCGGCCTGACGCTGAGTACTGGAACAGCCAGAAGGACCTCCTGGAGCGGAGGCGGGCCGAGGTGGACACCTACTGCAGATACAACTACGGGGTTGTGGAGAGCTTCACAGTGCAGCGGCGAG tcCAACCTAAGGTGACTGTGTATCCTTCAAAGACCCAGCCCCTGCAGCACCACAACCTCCTGGTCTGCTCTGTGAATGGTTTCTATCCAGGCAGCATTGAAGTCAGGTGGTTCCGGAACAGCCAGGAAGAGAAGGCTGGGGTGGTGTCCACAGGCCTGATCCAGAATGGAGACTGGACCTTCCAGACCCTGGTGATGCTGGAAACAGTTCCTCGGAGTGGAGAGGTTTACACCTGCCAAGTGGAGCATCCAAGCATGATGAGCCCTCTCACGGTGCAATGGA GTGCACGGTCTGAATCTGCACAGAGCAAGATGCTGAGTGGAGTCGGGGGCTTTGTGCTGGGCCTGCTCTTCCTTGGGACAGGGCTGTTCATCTACTTCAGGAATCAGAAAG GACACTCTGGACTTCAG
- the HLA-DRB4 gene encoding major histocompatibility complex, class II, DR beta 4 isoform X3: MVCLKLPGGSCMAALTVTLTVLSSPLALAGDTQPRFLEQAKCECHFLNGTERVWNLIRYIYNQEEYARYNSDLGEYQAVTELGRPDAEYWNSQKDLLERRRAEVDTYCRYNYGVVESFTVQRRGARSESAQSKMLSGVGGFVLGLLFLGTGLFIYFRNQKGHSGLQPTGLLS; the protein is encoded by the exons ATGGTGTGTCTGAAGCTCCCTGGAGGCTCCTGTATGGCAGCGCTGACAGTGACATTGACGGTGCTGAGCTCCCCACTGGCTTTGGCTGGGGACACCCAAC CACGTTTCTTGGAGCAGGCTAAGTGTGAGTGTCATTTCCTCAATGGGACGGAGCGAGTGTGGAACCTGATCAGATACATCTATAACCAAGAGGAGTACGCGCGCTACAACAGTGACCTGGGGGAGTACCAGGCGGTGACGGAGCTGGGGCGGCCTGACGCTGAGTACTGGAACAGCCAGAAGGACCTCCTGGAGCGGAGGCGGGCCGAGGTGGACACCTACTGCAGATACAACTACGGGGTTGTGGAGAGCTTCACAGTGCAGCGGCGAG GTGCACGGTCTGAATCTGCACAGAGCAAGATGCTGAGTGGAGTCGGGGGCTTTGTGCTGGGCCTGCTCTTCCTTGGGACAGGGCTGTTCATCTACTTCAGGAATCAGAAAG GACACTCTGGACTTCAG
- the HLA-DRB4 gene encoding major histocompatibility complex, class II, DR beta 4 isoform X4, producing the protein MVCLKLPGGSCMAALTVTLTVLSSPLALAGDTQPRFLEQAKCECHFLNGTERVWNLIRYIYNQEEYARYNSDLGEYQAVTELGRPDAEYWNSQKDLLERRRAEVDTYCRYNYGVVESFTVQRRGDKVETQKNQKTLPASTSKRQTLDFNQATWLRYQF; encoded by the exons ATGGTGTGTCTGAAGCTCCCTGGAGGCTCCTGTATGGCAGCGCTGACAGTGACATTGACGGTGCTGAGCTCCCCACTGGCTTTGGCTGGGGACACCCAAC CACGTTTCTTGGAGCAGGCTAAGTGTGAGTGTCATTTCCTCAATGGGACGGAGCGAGTGTGGAACCTGATCAGATACATCTATAACCAAGAGGAGTACGCGCGCTACAACAGTGACCTGGGGGAGTACCAGGCGGTGACGGAGCTGGGGCGGCCTGACGCTGAGTACTGGAACAGCCAGAAGGACCTCCTGGAGCGGAGGCGGGCCGAGGTGGACACCTACTGCAGATACAACTACGGGGTTGTGGAGAGCTTCACAGTGCAGCGGCGAG GTGACAAAGTTGAGACACAGAAGAATCAAAAAACTCTTCCAGCATCAACCAGTAAAAGGCAGACCTTGGATTTCAACCAGGCAACATGGCTCAGATATCAGTTTTAA